Proteins encoded together in one Desulfuromonas acetoxidans DSM 684 window:
- the argJ gene encoding bifunctional glutamate N-acetyltransferase/amino-acid acetyltransferase ArgJ: protein MTVPVIQGFTFSAAEASIKGPGRNDCALIVSETPARCAGVFTRNKVIAAPLVVTKPRIAEGLCQAVLINSGNANACTGEAGLEVARTSGAEVAKALSVDEKLVAVSSTGVIGVPLPVERLTAAIPALCQGLADDKATAVAEAIMTTDSFSKTSCRTIEVGGKTCQVVAIAKGAGMIHPNMATMLGFVMTDADVAPELLSSTLTKAVDDSFNSITVDGDTSTNDMVLLLANGAAGNATVQPDSREADLFAEAVAAVLLDLAKMIVQDGEGATKLVQIELCGANSDVEAKIAARSVATSSLVKTAFFGEDANWGRIIAAVGYSGVDVDPDKIDIFFDDVQVVANGLTTGPEQEALATQVLKKPEFRVTVDLHLGAGRAHYYTSDLTYDYVKINADYRT from the coding sequence ATGACTGTTCCCGTGATACAAGGATTCACATTTTCCGCGGCAGAAGCCTCGATTAAAGGACCGGGGCGCAACGATTGTGCCCTGATCGTTTCAGAAACTCCAGCCCGGTGTGCCGGAGTGTTTACCCGCAACAAAGTGATTGCCGCTCCGCTGGTTGTCACCAAACCGCGGATTGCCGAAGGGCTGTGTCAAGCCGTGTTGATCAACAGCGGCAATGCCAATGCCTGCACCGGTGAAGCCGGTCTTGAGGTGGCGCGCACCAGTGGTGCTGAAGTGGCCAAGGCGTTGTCTGTCGATGAAAAACTCGTCGCCGTGTCTTCCACCGGGGTCATTGGTGTTCCCCTGCCGGTGGAGCGGTTGACCGCGGCCATTCCGGCGTTGTGCCAGGGCCTGGCTGATGACAAGGCAACCGCCGTCGCCGAAGCAATTATGACCACCGATAGTTTCAGTAAAACCTCCTGTCGCACTATCGAGGTGGGCGGCAAAACCTGTCAGGTGGTGGCGATCGCCAAAGGCGCGGGGATGATTCATCCCAACATGGCGACCATGCTTGGCTTTGTGATGACCGATGCCGATGTGGCCCCGGAACTGTTGTCATCAACCCTGACCAAGGCCGTTGACGATTCGTTCAACTCGATTACCGTTGATGGGGATACCTCCACCAACGATATGGTGTTGCTGCTGGCCAATGGCGCGGCCGGCAACGCAACCGTTCAGCCTGACAGCCGCGAGGCAGATCTGTTTGCCGAGGCGGTGGCTGCGGTTCTGCTTGATCTGGCTAAAATGATCGTCCAGGACGGGGAAGGTGCCACCAAACTGGTGCAGATTGAACTGTGTGGTGCTAACAGCGATGTTGAAGCTAAGATCGCCGCGCGCAGTGTGGCCACGTCCAGTCTTGTCAAGACAGCGTTTTTCGGTGAAGATGCCAACTGGGGGCGGATTATCGCCGCTGTTGGTTATTCGGGCGTTGATGTCGATCCGGATAAAATCGATATTTTCTTTGATGACGTTCAGGTGGTGGCGAACGGTTTGACCACTGGACCCGAGCAGGAAGCTCTGGCTACACAAGTGCTGAAAAAACCTGAGTTCCGTGTCACCGTGGATCTGCATCTCGGCGCCGGCCGGGCGCATTACTACACTTCGGATCTGACCTACGATTACGTCAAAATCAATGCCGATTACCGGACCTGA
- a CDS encoding GIN domain-containing protein translates to MAILISVPPLSWANSCLQGTGLLGQQQRTLAAFDHIVLQGSFTLKVRVTGQNLCTVSGDENLLDEVVTQVEDGELLIAPKTALQLKQPMVINLEVADLAGVTAEGAHRVEIDDLLCPAFVLTLDGACSARLTGFASLLEAELSGASTLEAEHLECCDASVVANGTTVAKLQVKKSLGVHASGIAEVLYRGEPELAVVDLTGRARVAPLD, encoded by the coding sequence TTGGCTATTTTGATAAGTGTTCCGCCACTGAGTTGGGCCAATTCCTGTTTGCAGGGCACTGGCCTTCTGGGGCAACAGCAACGCACTCTGGCCGCATTTGATCATATTGTGCTCCAAGGCAGTTTTACGCTCAAGGTGCGTGTGACAGGGCAAAACCTTTGTACGGTGAGTGGTGATGAAAATCTGCTGGATGAGGTGGTGACGCAGGTGGAGGATGGTGAGCTGTTGATTGCGCCTAAAACTGCTTTGCAGCTTAAACAACCCATGGTGATTAATCTGGAGGTTGCCGATCTGGCCGGAGTGACGGCTGAGGGCGCTCACCGTGTTGAGATTGATGACTTGCTTTGTCCGGCGTTTGTTCTGACTTTGGATGGGGCGTGCAGTGCTCGGTTGACTGGGTTTGCGTCGTTGCTGGAAGCGGAATTGTCCGGGGCGTCTACGCTGGAAGCGGAACATCTGGAATGCTGCGATGCCTCGGTTGTGGCGAATGGTACTACCGTGGCTAAACTTCAGGTGAAGAAGAGTCTTGGGGTTCATGCCAGCGGGATTGCCGAGGTGCTTTATCGTGGTGAGCCGGAACTGGCTGTGGTTGATTTGACCGGGCGGGCTCGGGTTGCTCCTTTGGACTAA
- the purF gene encoding amidophosphoribosyltransferase, translated as MFDKFEDECGVFGIYGHPEAANLTYLGLYALQHRGQESCGIVASDGVSLRAYRKNGLVADAFRNNEVFDKLPGQNAIGHVRYSTAGGNDPKNIQPIMVDYVRGSIAVAHNGNLVNAQELRNELEQLGSIFSTVADTEVIMHLLARAQSDSLADRVVDALKRVRGAYSLVFLTETRMVAVRDPNGFRPLILGKLDGAYVVASETCALDLIEAEFVRELDPGEMIVVDKDGLHSYHPLEEAKPSPCIFEYVYFARPDSTIFGREVYGVRKEYGRQLAREYPVDADVVVAIPDSGVPAAIGYAEESGIPFELGLIRNHYVGRTFIEPQQSIRHFGVKIKLNPVREVIEGKRVVVIDDSIVRGTTARKIIKMIRNAGAKEVHVRISSPPTSYPCYYGIDTPTRTELIASTHTIEEINRYVTSDSLGYLSEEGLHKATGSCEGGSCEGQFCTACFSGNYPVKFPRLKADKQLGLF; from the coding sequence ATGTTTGACAAGTTTGAAGATGAATGTGGCGTGTTCGGTATCTATGGACATCCCGAAGCGGCGAACCTGACCTATCTCGGTCTTTATGCCCTGCAGCACCGTGGTCAGGAAAGTTGCGGGATTGTTGCTTCCGATGGCGTGTCCCTGCGTGCCTATCGCAAAAACGGTCTGGTTGCCGATGCCTTTAGAAATAATGAGGTGTTTGACAAATTGCCGGGCCAGAACGCCATTGGTCATGTGCGTTATTCCACGGCGGGCGGCAACGATCCGAAAAATATTCAGCCGATCATGGTTGATTACGTGCGTGGCAGTATTGCCGTGGCTCACAACGGTAACCTGGTGAATGCTCAGGAACTTCGCAACGAACTGGAGCAACTTGGTTCAATCTTTTCCACCGTTGCTGACACCGAAGTCATCATGCATCTGTTGGCACGGGCACAAAGCGACAGTCTGGCTGACCGGGTGGTCGATGCCCTGAAACGGGTGCGTGGCGCTTACAGCTTGGTGTTTCTCACCGAAACCCGTATGGTGGCCGTGCGCGATCCCAACGGCTTCCGGCCGCTGATTCTCGGCAAACTCGATGGTGCCTATGTGGTCGCTTCAGAAACCTGTGCCCTGGATCTGATCGAAGCTGAGTTTGTCCGTGAGCTTGATCCCGGCGAGATGATTGTTGTCGATAAGGATGGTTTGCACTCCTATCATCCGCTGGAGGAAGCCAAACCGTCACCTTGTATTTTTGAATATGTTTACTTTGCCCGTCCCGACAGCACCATTTTTGGACGTGAAGTCTACGGTGTGCGTAAGGAGTATGGTCGTCAACTGGCCCGCGAGTATCCGGTGGATGCCGATGTGGTGGTGGCGATTCCCGATTCCGGGGTGCCTGCGGCCATCGGTTATGCTGAAGAGTCGGGGATCCCTTTTGAATTGGGACTGATCCGCAACCATTATGTGGGTCGTACTTTTATCGAGCCGCAACAGTCGATCCGCCACTTTGGCGTCAAGATTAAACTGAACCCGGTGCGCGAAGTGATTGAGGGCAAGCGGGTGGTGGTGATTGACGACTCCATCGTCCGTGGTACCACGGCGCGTAAAATCATCAAGATGATCCGCAATGCCGGGGCCAAGGAAGTACATGTGCGCATCTCCAGTCCGCCGACCAGCTATCCCTGTTACTACGGGATTGATACGCCGACCCGTACCGAGCTGATCGCCTCTACGCACACCATCGAGGAGATCAACCGTTATGTCACCTCTGACAGCCTCGGATATCTGTCGGAAGAGGGCTTGCACAAGGCGACCGGCAGCTGTGAAGGTGGCAGTTGCGAGGGGCAGTTCTGTACCGCCTGTTTCAGTGGCAACTATCCGGTGAAATTTCCCCGTCTCAAGGCGGACAAACAATTAGGTCTGTTTTAG
- the deoC gene encoding deoxyribose-phosphate aldolase, translating into MSFVSPASLIDHTLLAPTACAADFEQLCEEAVEFCCASVCVPASRLPLVTDLLHGSEVAVGTVIGFPLGYETTASKVMQAAEACHLGADEVDMVIHGGWAQEGDYARIEHEIAEINRACEGRALKVIIECCYLNDQQKRQLTEVVMAAGAAYVKTSTGFGSGGATVADVTLLSEMAQGKIGVKAAGGIRDYATFQAMVDAGATRIGCSATATILDQWLQIKHK; encoded by the coding sequence ATGTCTTTTGTCTCTCCTGCAAGCCTGATTGATCATACCCTGTTGGCACCGACTGCCTGTGCCGCTGACTTTGAACAACTGTGTGAAGAAGCCGTTGAGTTTTGTTGCGCCTCAGTGTGTGTGCCCGCATCTCGTTTGCCGCTGGTGACGGATTTACTGCATGGCTCAGAAGTGGCCGTGGGTACGGTGATCGGTTTTCCGCTTGGTTATGAAACCACCGCCAGTAAGGTGATGCAGGCGGCAGAAGCCTGTCACCTTGGTGCCGATGAGGTCGATATGGTGATTCACGGTGGCTGGGCTCAGGAGGGGGACTATGCCCGAATTGAACATGAGATTGCCGAGATCAACCGCGCCTGCGAAGGGCGTGCGCTTAAAGTGATCATCGAGTGTTGTTATCTGAATGACCAGCAAAAACGGCAATTGACCGAAGTGGTGATGGCGGCCGGTGCTGCGTATGTTAAAACGTCAACCGGGTTTGGTTCCGGTGGTGCGACCGTTGCCGATGTGACACTGCTGTCTGAAATGGCTCAAGGGAAGATCGGGGTCAAGGCTGCTGGCGGCATACGGGACTATGCCACGTTTCAGGCCATGGTCGATGCCGGTGCTACCCGCATCGGCTGCAGTGCCACCGCAACGATTCTTGACCAGTGGCTGCAAATAAAGCACAAGTAA
- a CDS encoding phosphopentomutase has translation MFKRVVLIVLDGVGCGALPDAEHYGDNNANTLAHVAEQDGALVLPILQRLGLGNIVAMQGVPPASTPEAAWGRMAEQSAGKDSTTGHWEIAGAILEQPFATFAEAFPEPIIQAFTELAGVEPLGNVIASGTEILVELGEEHLRTGRPIVYTSTDSVFQIAAHEDLWPPDKLYELCRGMRQVLNEWHVGRVIARPFVGDQADNFRRSERRHDFSMQPPAMILDGLAEQQIDVFAIGKIQDIFCGRGISRHYPTKDNADGMEKIAVALRDLEHGLIFANLIDYDMLYGHRCDVTGFARALEQFDQWLAGFLPQLGKDDLLLISADHGCDPTTPGTDHSREYVPLLAWHRSLSKGCPLGDRETFGDIAATLGEIFAIETHCGNSFLPPLTAS, from the coding sequence TTGTTTAAACGGGTTGTTTTGATTGTTCTTGATGGGGTCGGCTGTGGCGCCTTGCCGGATGCAGAGCACTATGGTGACAACAATGCCAATACGTTGGCGCATGTTGCTGAACAGGATGGGGCTTTGGTTTTGCCGATACTGCAGCGGCTTGGATTGGGTAATATCGTTGCTATGCAAGGGGTTCCACCTGCTTCAACTCCTGAAGCCGCCTGGGGGCGGATGGCCGAACAGAGCGCCGGCAAGGACAGTACCACGGGGCATTGGGAGATTGCCGGAGCGATTTTAGAGCAACCGTTTGCCACATTTGCTGAGGCCTTCCCTGAACCGATTATTCAAGCATTTACAGAGCTGGCGGGTGTTGAACCGCTCGGCAATGTGATTGCCAGTGGAACCGAGATCCTGGTTGAACTGGGCGAGGAACACCTGCGCACCGGCCGACCGATTGTTTATACCAGCACCGATTCAGTGTTTCAGATCGCTGCCCATGAAGATCTGTGGCCGCCGGACAAACTGTATGAATTGTGTCGTGGCATGCGTCAGGTTCTCAATGAATGGCATGTGGGACGGGTGATTGCCCGCCCCTTTGTCGGTGACCAGGCTGATAATTTCAGGCGTAGCGAACGGCGACACGATTTCTCCATGCAGCCCCCGGCAATGATTCTGGATGGTTTGGCCGAGCAGCAGATTGATGTGTTTGCCATTGGCAAAATTCAGGATATCTTCTGCGGACGGGGCATCAGCAGGCATTATCCCACCAAGGACAATGCTGACGGCATGGAAAAAATTGCCGTTGCCTTGCGTGATCTAGAACACGGCCTGATTTTTGCCAATCTGATTGACTATGATATGCTCTACGGGCATCGCTGTGATGTGACCGGTTTTGCTCGGGCCTTGGAGCAATTTGATCAGTGGCTGGCCGGATTTCTGCCCCAACTTGGCAAGGACGATCTGTTACTGATTTCTGCCGATCACGGTTGTGACCCGACCACGCCCGGCACTGACCACAGTCGTGAATATGTTCCCTTGCTGGCTTGGCATCGTTCTCTTTCGAAAGGATGCCCACTTGGCGATCGTGAAACGTTTGGTGATATTGCCGCGACTCTCGGTGAGATCTTTGCCATTGAAACACATTGTGGCAACAGCTTTTTGCCACCATTGACTGCCAGCTGA
- a CDS encoding DUF2914 domain-containing protein yields the protein MKTVILALTLMLVSVTGSLALDVVDASITTRIVNREPLDSLNTVPAGTDQLYCFTRVNGATDDTWITHVWYCEDQELARVRLPVRSSSWRTWSSKRILPQWKGAWRVEVLDERGEPLLIVPFSIF from the coding sequence ATGAAGACTGTTATTTTGGCTTTAACACTGATGCTGGTCAGTGTGACGGGCAGTCTCGCGCTGGATGTGGTCGACGCTTCGATTACCACGCGCATTGTCAATCGCGAGCCGCTTGATTCGTTGAACACTGTTCCTGCCGGAACGGATCAGTTGTACTGTTTTACCCGTGTTAATGGTGCCACTGACGATACCTGGATTACTCATGTCTGGTATTGTGAAGACCAGGAACTGGCCCGGGTCCGTTTGCCGGTGCGTTCGTCGAGTTGGCGCACTTGGTCGTCAAAGCGGATTTTGCCGCAGTGGAAAGGGGCATGGCGGGTTGAAGTGCTTGATGAACGCGGCGAACCGTTGCTGATTGTGCCGTTTTCAATTTTTTAA
- a CDS encoding MucR family transcriptional regulator produces MSKLLEMAVEIVSAHASTTTMSKEDLVAELAEIHTALKAMENGEQVAEQQDQEQQPAVSMKKAFGKDKVYCMICGKGMTTLGRHLRMVHGITPAEYRKQFDIPRTQPLAAKAYSEQRKKMAIERGLGEKLAQARAAKKK; encoded by the coding sequence ATGTCAAAGCTTCTGGAAATGGCTGTAGAAATTGTTTCTGCTCATGCTTCAACCACAACAATGTCCAAAGAAGACTTGGTCGCTGAGCTTGCCGAAATACATACTGCGCTTAAAGCAATGGAAAACGGTGAGCAGGTCGCTGAACAGCAAGACCAGGAGCAGCAACCGGCTGTTTCAATGAAAAAAGCTTTCGGCAAGGACAAAGTCTACTGCATGATCTGCGGAAAAGGCATGACCACCCTTGGTCGCCATCTGCGCATGGTGCACGGCATCACTCCGGCAGAATATCGCAAGCAATTTGATATTCCGCGCACGCAACCCCTTGCCGCCAAAGCGTATTCGGAACAACGTAAAAAAATGGCCATTGAGCGGGGCCTTGGCGAAAAACTGGCACAAGCCCGCGCCGCAAAGAAGAAGTAA
- a CDS encoding phosphoribosylformylglycinamidine synthase subunit PurQ produces the protein MAQQVRAIVISGNGTNCEREVANACRLAGADVADIVHISRLLAGEVDLNDYHFLNFAGGFLDGDDLGSAKAGANRLNSAVIAGSDQTLADSIRAFVAAGKLVMGVCNGFQLMVKMGLLPSLDGDHSQTTTLTFNDGGRFEDRWTYLKVDPDSPCVFTKGLKGIYLPVRHGEGKFVTESPGILDELESRHLTVLKYCDADYQAPTMDYPLNPNGSSAAIAGICDPSGRLFGLMPHPEAYVHRTHHPRWTREELPEEGMGLWLYQNAVTFIRENLL, from the coding sequence ATGGCACAACAGGTACGGGCAATTGTCATTTCCGGAAACGGAACCAACTGTGAGCGCGAAGTCGCTAACGCCTGCCGTCTGGCTGGTGCAGATGTCGCTGATATTGTTCACATCTCCCGTCTGCTGGCTGGAGAGGTCGATCTCAACGACTACCATTTCCTCAACTTTGCCGGTGGCTTTCTCGATGGTGATGACCTCGGCAGCGCTAAAGCCGGTGCCAATCGTCTCAACAGTGCCGTGATCGCCGGTAGCGACCAGACTCTAGCCGATTCGATTCGCGCTTTTGTCGCCGCGGGCAAGCTGGTGATGGGCGTGTGTAACGGTTTTCAGCTGATGGTTAAAATGGGATTGTTGCCGTCTCTGGATGGCGATCACTCTCAGACCACCACCCTGACGTTTAACGACGGTGGCCGTTTTGAGGATCGCTGGACCTATCTTAAGGTTGATCCCGACTCCCCCTGTGTGTTTACCAAGGGTCTGAAAGGCATTTATCTGCCGGTGCGTCACGGTGAGGGCAAGTTTGTCACCGAATCTCCGGGCATTCTTGACGAACTTGAGTCGCGTCATCTGACGGTGCTTAAATATTGCGATGCCGATTATCAGGCACCAACCATGGATTATCCGCTCAATCCCAATGGTTCCAGCGCTGCTATTGCCGGGATCTGTGATCCCAGCGGACGTCTGTTTGGCTTGATGCCGCACCCGGAAGCCTATGTTCATCGTACCCACCATCCGCGTTGGACCCGTGAGGAGTTGCCGGAAGAGGGGATGGGCCTGTGGCTGTACCAGAATGCGGTCACTTTTATTCGTGAAAATCTGCTCTGA
- the secA gene encoding preprotein translocase subunit SecA — translation MIRSLSKKIFGSQNDRELKRLRKIVDQINALEEQIEPLDDAALKAKTEEFKQRLAQGETLDDLLPEAFAVVREAAKRVLGMRHFDVQMIGGMVLHSGKIAEMKTGEGKTLVATLPTYLNALTGKGVHVITVNDYLAKRDSDWMGQVHRFLGLTVGCIIHGITDEERKEAYASDVTYGTNNEFGFDYLRDNMKFELSQYVQRDLNFAIVDEVDSILIDEARTPLIISGPSEASSELYYRVNAIIPRLKKGEVIEHRDGKIGQTLKEFTGDYTVDEKAKAASLTEDGVASVEKMLGVDNLYDPRHIELLHHVNQALKAHALFKNEVDYVVKDGEVMIVDEFTGRLMPGRRWSDGLHQAVEAKEGVKIESENQTLATITFQNYFRMYDKLAGMTGTADTEAAEFNEIYKLSVVVIPTNRPNQRTDYADMIYKTEQEKFNAVIEDIRACHKSGQPVLVGTISIENSERLAAQLKKSGVPHHVLNAKHHEKEAEIVAQAGRLGSVTIATNMAGRGTDIVLGGNPDMLAKDVVNGDTEDERYAELLEKFTVECAEEKQKVLEAGGLYILGTERHESRRIDNQLRGRSGRQGDPGASRFYLSLEDDLLRIFGSHRVAFIMDKLKIPENEPIEHGMISRAIENAQKKVEGHNFDIRKHLIEYDDVMNRQREVIYDQRREVLAGENIRGTYNAIIEEMVEDIVATFCPEKVSPEDWNVSSLVDDFISQFNFPPEMPDLESKPNTEELTESLKKQVFKRLIDKEEEFTPAVLEHLMTVLLLQVIDSQWKDHLLSIDHLKEGIGLRGYGQKNPKEEYKREAYNLFMEMMGRIRQEVLQKLFMIQLVQQDDVERMEEEQKKRKVVMNRSDEADKPAQPVTRDEDKVGRNDPCPCGSGKKYKKCCGR, via the coding sequence ATGATCCGTTCCCTCTCTAAGAAGATTTTTGGCAGTCAGAATGATCGTGAACTGAAGCGGTTGCGTAAAATCGTCGATCAGATCAATGCGCTTGAAGAGCAGATCGAGCCGTTGGATGATGCTGCACTCAAAGCGAAAACCGAAGAATTCAAACAGCGCCTGGCTCAGGGCGAGACGCTGGATGACCTGCTTCCTGAAGCGTTTGCCGTGGTACGCGAAGCGGCCAAGCGTGTGCTTGGTATGCGTCACTTCGATGTCCAGATGATCGGTGGCATGGTGCTGCACAGCGGCAAGATTGCTGAAATGAAAACCGGTGAGGGTAAAACCCTGGTGGCGACTTTACCCACCTATCTCAATGCCCTGACCGGCAAAGGGGTGCATGTCATCACCGTCAACGATTATCTGGCCAAGCGTGACTCCGACTGGATGGGCCAGGTGCACCGTTTTCTCGGTTTGACCGTTGGTTGTATTATTCACGGCATTACCGATGAAGAACGCAAAGAAGCTTACGCGTCCGATGTGACCTACGGCACCAACAATGAGTTCGGTTTCGACTATCTTCGCGACAACATGAAGTTTGAACTGAGCCAGTACGTGCAGCGCGATCTCAACTTTGCCATTGTCGATGAGGTGGACTCCATCCTGATTGACGAAGCGCGGACTCCGTTGATTATTTCCGGCCCCAGTGAGGCGTCGAGTGAACTTTACTATCGGGTGAACGCGATCATCCCACGCCTTAAAAAAGGTGAGGTGATCGAGCATCGCGACGGCAAGATTGGCCAGACCCTCAAGGAGTTTACCGGTGACTATACGGTGGACGAGAAAGCGAAGGCAGCCTCGTTGACCGAAGACGGTGTGGCCTCCGTCGAAAAAATGCTTGGCGTCGATAACCTTTACGACCCGCGTCATATCGAATTGCTCCACCACGTCAACCAGGCGCTGAAAGCCCATGCGTTGTTCAAAAATGAAGTGGATTACGTGGTCAAAGATGGCGAAGTCATGATCGTTGATGAATTTACCGGCCGTCTGATGCCGGGACGGCGTTGGAGTGACGGTCTGCACCAGGCGGTTGAAGCCAAAGAAGGGGTGAAGATCGAAAGCGAGAACCAGACGCTGGCAACCATTACCTTCCAGAACTACTTCCGGATGTACGACAAACTGGCTGGTATGACCGGTACGGCGGATACGGAAGCCGCAGAATTTAACGAAATTTACAAGCTCAGTGTTGTGGTGATCCCGACCAACCGGCCCAATCAGCGCACCGATTATGCCGATATGATCTACAAGACTGAGCAGGAGAAATTCAACGCCGTCATCGAAGATATTCGCGCGTGCCATAAAAGCGGTCAACCGGTGCTGGTGGGGACCATCTCCATTGAAAATTCCGAGCGTCTGGCCGCTCAGTTGAAGAAATCCGGGGTACCGCATCATGTCCTCAACGCCAAGCATCATGAAAAAGAGGCGGAGATCGTTGCCCAAGCAGGTCGTCTCGGCTCCGTGACCATTGCCACCAACATGGCCGGTCGTGGTACCGATATTGTGCTAGGCGGTAATCCCGACATGCTGGCCAAGGACGTGGTCAACGGTGACACGGAAGATGAGCGCTACGCCGAGTTACTGGAAAAATTCACCGTAGAGTGCGCTGAAGAGAAGCAGAAGGTTCTTGAGGCTGGAGGTTTGTATATTCTCGGTACCGAGCGTCATGAGTCGCGACGTATTGACAACCAGTTGCGTGGCCGTTCCGGTCGTCAGGGCGATCCCGGTGCCAGCCGCTTCTACCTGAGCCTTGAAGATGATTTGCTGCGTATTTTCGGCAGCCATCGGGTGGCGTTTATCATGGATAAACTCAAGATTCCCGAGAATGAGCCGATTGAGCACGGCATGATTTCACGGGCGATTGAAAACGCTCAGAAGAAGGTGGAAGGACACAACTTCGATATTCGTAAACACCTCATCGAATACGATGACGTTATGAACCGTCAGCGCGAGGTGATCTATGACCAGCGCCGTGAAGTGCTGGCCGGTGAGAATATCCGTGGCACCTACAACGCTATCATCGAAGAGATGGTGGAAGATATTGTCGCCACGTTTTGTCCTGAAAAGGTTTCGCCCGAGGACTGGAATGTTTCAAGTTTGGTCGACGACTTTATTTCCCAATTCAACTTTCCACCGGAGATGCCTGATCTGGAGAGCAAGCCGAACACCGAGGAGTTGACCGAATCGCTGAAAAAGCAGGTGTTCAAACGGTTGATCGACAAAGAAGAAGAGTTTACCCCGGCGGTGCTTGAACACCTGATGACAGTGTTGCTGTTGCAGGTGATCGACAGCCAGTGGAAGGACCACCTGTTATCCATCGATCACCTCAAAGAGGGGATTGGCCTGCGAGGTTACGGCCAGAAAAATCCCAAAGAGGAGTACAAGCGCGAGGCCTACAACCTGTTTATGGAGATGATGGGCCGCATTCGTCAGGAAGTGTTGCAGAAGCTGTTTATGATCCAACTGGTCCAACAGGATGATGTGGAGCGGATGGAAGAGGAACAGAAAAAGCGCAAAGTGGTCATGAATCGCAGTGACGAGGCCGACAAACCGGCTCAACCGGTGACACGCGATGAGGATAAAGTTGGCCGCAATGATCCCTGCCCGTGCGGCAGTGGCAAAAAATACAAAAAGTGCTGCGGGCGTTGA
- the pyrE gene encoding orotate phosphoribosyltransferase, translating into MTENERSELMEIIRELSYEQREVTLASGRKSNFYFDGKQTTLHPRGSVLVGKAFYKALENFDATVDGVGGLTMGADPIATAASLISSLEGTPIPAFIIRKEPKGHGTGQWLEGRKNVPPGSKVVIVEDVVTTGGSSMKAIERAQAEGLEVLGVVTLVDREEGGREFFEENKVPFFAIFTKSQVAG; encoded by the coding sequence ATGACGGAAAATGAACGCAGTGAACTGATGGAGATTATTCGCGAGCTGTCTTATGAGCAACGCGAAGTGACCCTGGCATCCGGTCGCAAAAGCAACTTTTATTTTGACGGTAAACAGACCACTCTGCATCCGCGTGGTTCAGTGCTGGTCGGTAAAGCCTTTTACAAGGCATTGGAAAATTTTGATGCCACAGTGGACGGCGTTGGCGGCCTGACCATGGGCGCGGACCCTATTGCCACAGCTGCGTCACTGATCAGCTCTCTGGAAGGCACGCCGATTCCGGCCTTTATCATCCGAAAAGAGCCCAAAGGACACGGCACCGGCCAATGGCTGGAGGGGCGTAAGAATGTTCCTCCCGGATCTAAGGTGGTGATTGTTGAGGATGTTGTAACCACCGGTGGTTCCTCTATGAAGGCCATTGAACGCGCCCAGGCCGAAGGCCTCGAAGTCCTTGGCGTGGTGACACTGGTCGATCGTGAAGAGGGTGGTCGTGAGTTTTTTGAAGAAAACAAGGTGCCTTTTTTCGCGATTTTCACCAAGTCCCAAGTGGCCGGTTAG